In a single window of the Deltaproteobacteria bacterium genome:
- a CDS encoding fructose-bisphosphatase class II has translation MSNSLRYDIATARLSYSGRHEPTRMSKEKVSTFNLRHQEVLGFYGLELADGTVFTIDDSVNGKSNLGVFRSKQLRQAVILAAALPAVAVALDGLGSLKKVPEEQQSKQLINRLKRHNDRTAAQVMSEVLQITTETFDRGEEVIIQSSITEGVRVKPGVEAGGNPTIPVGALYGKEEHCSRYGRGLSKEVTMLSMGSDVIDGTGKSVKGIHSSLTALFITESGFKRHLPDIYVERWLAGAYFPEFNPRDTDIREEARIIADAYGGKDFSEMTAFFLDRPRHHPAMDQLNAIGVATPYDKDGDLFPALVMGLEGLRFPDGRGLYSMIGEIGGSAEWTVGALPLVWRGGQGLGMLTSQSSLTRKDLSPEDLWNERFHYTEEELILLQDARFEQKPFFTVYDLMERPFAGGVSAFAAISDNYYLPQLEGVKIDREKGLITTNTLMINSLGNIEHWQLIFRAPKGLDTTAYKMKSPKTAMNGLNGPEIEEKIRAMADDEIERFRLKHFFVNEYYPAIIHTAGKMVVLRETVEALIKRGALSGYDRDVVSAMVKAFPEWFTSAA, from the coding sequence ATGAGTAATTCCTTGCGATATGATATAGCCACTGCAAGGCTGAGTTACAGTGGACGCCACGAGCCCACCAGAATGAGCAAGGAAAAGGTTTCCACTTTCAACCTGAGACATCAAGAGGTGCTGGGCTTCTATGGACTTGAACTCGCGGACGGCACTGTGTTCACCATAGACGACAGTGTCAACGGCAAATCTAATCTTGGGGTATTCAGGAGCAAACAGCTTCGCCAGGCTGTAATTCTCGCTGCTGCCCTGCCTGCTGTGGCTGTAGCCCTGGACGGCCTCGGATCTCTCAAAAAGGTTCCCGAGGAACAACAGAGCAAGCAACTGATCAACCGTCTCAAGCGTCACAATGATCGCACTGCTGCTCAGGTCATGAGTGAGGTGTTGCAGATTACTACCGAAACGTTTGACAGGGGAGAAGAGGTTATTATTCAGAGCAGTATTACCGAGGGTGTGAGAGTGAAGCCCGGAGTAGAGGCCGGCGGCAATCCGACCATCCCGGTGGGGGCGCTTTATGGCAAAGAGGAGCATTGCAGTCGGTATGGTCGTGGCTTGAGCAAGGAAGTAACAATGTTATCCATGGGTTCGGACGTGATTGATGGTACGGGAAAATCTGTCAAAGGAATCCACAGTTCTCTCACTGCTCTTTTTATAACAGAATCCGGGTTCAAAAGACATTTGCCAGATATTTATGTGGAAAGATGGCTGGCGGGCGCGTACTTCCCGGAGTTCAATCCAAGAGACACGGACATCAGGGAGGAAGCCCGAATTATCGCCGATGCTTACGGCGGTAAAGATTTTTCTGAAATGACCGCCTTTTTCCTGGACAGGCCTCGCCATCACCCGGCCATGGACCAACTCAACGCCATTGGAGTTGCTACACCATACGATAAAGACGGCGACCTTTTCCCCGCCCTGGTAATGGGGCTCGAGGGGTTGCGCTTCCCGGACGGCAGAGGTCTCTACAGCATGATTGGTGAGATTGGCGGTAGTGCTGAGTGGACAGTGGGCGCACTACCGCTAGTCTGGCGAGGAGGGCAAGGTCTCGGTATGCTGACCAGTCAGAGTTCACTTACCCGAAAAGATCTCTCACCTGAAGATCTATGGAACGAGCGTTTCCACTACACGGAGGAAGAACTGATTCTTCTCCAGGATGCCCGCTTCGAGCAGAAGCCATTTTTCACTGTCTACGATCTCATGGAAAGACCGTTTGCCGGAGGAGTCAGTGCCTTTGCTGCCATCTCTGACAACTACTATTTGCCCCAACTGGAAGGCGTGAAAATTGACCGCGAAAAAGGGCTGATTACCACCAATACTCTGATGATCAATTCTCTGGGAAATATTGAACACTGGCAGTTGATATTCAGGGCACCAAAAGGACTTGACACGACTGCCTATAAAATGAAGTCTCCCAAAACTGCCATGAATGGCCTGAATGGCCCAGAGATTGAAGAAAAAATTAGAGCAATGGCGGACGATGAGATTGAACGATTCAGGCTCAAGCATTTTTTTGTGAATGAATACTATCCTGCCATCATCCATACTGCCGGCAAAATGGTTGTCCTGCGAGAGACGGTAGAAGCATTGATCAAAAGGGGAGCCCTGAGTGGATACGATCGAGACGTTGTGAGCGCCATGGTCAAAGCATTTCCCGAGTGGTTCACAAGCGCAGCCTGA
- a CDS encoding MoaD/ThiS family protein, giving the protein MMNLEVKLFATLRKPDFQGGIVQLPPEATVRDVVEKMDIPLADVAVILVNGRHAGPETKLTEGDAISLFPAIAGG; this is encoded by the coding sequence ATGATGAATCTGGAGGTGAAGCTCTTTGCCACCTTGCGGAAGCCGGATTTCCAGGGAGGTATTGTCCAGCTTCCTCCCGAGGCAACGGTGAGAGATGTGGTGGAGAAAATGGATATCCCGCTGGCGGATGTGGCGGTCATACTGGTAAACGGCCGCCATGCTGGACCAGAAACAAAGCTGACTGAAGGCGACGCAATTTCTCTTTTTCCTGCAATCGCGGGAGGATAA
- a CDS encoding ThiF family adenylyltransferase gives MSRSNDAILSEELQRRIASGTRVEQVVEALVEEFVVPKWQLEALCCDLGHVLQRYERNLGVVGLSGQATLLRAKVMVVGLGGLGGHVLDQLSRSGVGRIAAVDADLFDLTNLNRQLLALRHTVGTKKTNAARERVAAVNDAVQLISWDIPLEELPDMAYEGLDLIFDCLDQIPTRLHLQEKASRFHLPIVHGAIGGWYGQVAVVQPDSGLLGALYGKKRQGIEKDLGNPAFSPTVIAGIMVAEGIKVLLDKEETLKGVLFVDLLNNQVEVINI, from the coding sequence ATGTCTAGAAGCAATGACGCCATTTTGTCTGAAGAACTGCAGCGGCGAATAGCCTCCGGTACCAGAGTAGAGCAGGTCGTTGAAGCACTGGTAGAGGAATTTGTTGTTCCCAAATGGCAGCTGGAGGCTCTCTGTTGCGACCTGGGGCATGTGCTGCAACGATATGAACGGAATCTTGGCGTAGTTGGTCTTTCAGGCCAGGCTACACTGTTGAGAGCGAAGGTGATGGTGGTGGGACTCGGAGGATTGGGAGGACACGTGCTGGACCAACTGAGCCGCAGTGGAGTTGGGAGAATTGCGGCAGTGGATGCCGACTTGTTTGACCTCACCAATCTCAATCGTCAGCTCTTAGCACTTCGCCACACTGTGGGCACTAAAAAAACAAACGCTGCCCGAGAAAGGGTGGCCGCTGTAAATGATGCGGTGCAACTTATCTCCTGGGATATACCGTTGGAGGAACTGCCGGACATGGCCTATGAGGGGTTGGATCTGATCTTCGACTGTCTGGATCAAATTCCCACCAGACTCCACCTGCAGGAGAAGGCCAGCCGCTTCCATCTTCCCATTGTGCACGGCGCCATTGGCGGCTGGTATGGCCAGGTGGCTGTAGTCCAACCTGACAGCGGGCTGCTCGGCGCCCTCTATGGAAAAAAGCGTCAGGGAATCGAGAAAGATCTAGGCAATCCAGCCTTTTCGCCTACAGTTATTGCCGGCATCATGGTTGCTGAAGGGATAAAGGTGTTACTCGACAAAGAGGAAACTCTCAAAGGTGTACTTTTCGTTGATCTTCTCAATAATCAGGTAGAAGTTATAAATATTTAG
- a CDS encoding type II toxin-antitoxin system Phd/YefM family antitoxin: MDRNVSVAKAKATLSQCIRDVEKGRAVLITRHGKPVAAMVPPDDLEHLRRLRRAGPEAGLASLAGGWEGSDELADLLDASIRVGQRNIASPE, translated from the coding sequence ATGGACAGGAATGTCTCTGTAGCCAAGGCAAAAGCCACTCTGTCACAATGCATAAGGGATGTGGAAAAAGGCCGAGCCGTACTCATTACTCGTCATGGGAAGCCAGTAGCCGCCATGGTGCCCCCTGATGATCTCGAACATCTGCGGAGGCTCCGAAGAGCCGGGCCTGAGGCTGGTCTTGCAAGTCTTGCTGGCGGCTGGGAAGGGTCGGACGAATTGGCTGATCTGTTGGATGCATCCATTCGCGTCGGGCAGCGAAATATAGCCTCTCCGGAATAG
- a CDS encoding type II toxin-antitoxin system VapC family toxin: MAFLFDTDAISELLRPRPLSSYVNWLREVPREEQFTSAVVAGELYKGAFRSQARQRHLKNIEQRILPAVTVLPYDVATAKIFGQLSAHLEEVGLILADADLQIAATAIYHGLELVTGNIRHFTRIPHLQINTILADSRPNR, from the coding sequence ATGGCTTTTCTATTTGACACCGATGCAATATCAGAACTTCTGCGGCCTCGTCCCCTTTCTTCCTATGTCAACTGGCTGAGAGAGGTGCCACGGGAGGAGCAGTTTACCAGCGCTGTGGTAGCGGGCGAGCTCTATAAAGGGGCTTTTCGCTCTCAAGCCAGGCAGCGTCACCTCAAGAACATCGAACAGCGTATACTGCCTGCCGTGACAGTATTGCCGTATGATGTGGCAACCGCCAAGATCTTTGGGCAACTCAGCGCTCACCTCGAGGAAGTCGGTTTGATTCTTGCCGATGCCGATCTGCAAATTGCTGCAACTGCCATTTACCATGGCCTTGAATTAGTGACAGGCAACATACGTCACTTCACCAGAATCCCTCACTTGCAAATCAATACCATACTGGCTGATTCACGGCCCAACCGGTAA
- a CDS encoding NAD-dependent deacylase → MQNKTKEAAAIICRSKLSLALTGAGISVESGIPDFRSTDGLWARYDPMEYGTISAFRRNPQKVWDMVAEMSALMNNARPNTAHVGLARLQQLGLLHTIITQNVDNLHQAGGATRVIEFHGNSSSLICLWCGERYRSQSLSGKMPPKCDCGRILKPEVVFFGEPIPSAALAESSRLAAACEALLVVGTSAEVSPANTIPAMAKSAGAKIIEINLNPTVLTESLTDLFLPGKATEMVSQLVEAVEEAIPPSRDGHLHP, encoded by the coding sequence ATGCAAAACAAGACCAAAGAGGCAGCCGCCATCATCTGCCGGTCAAAGCTGAGCCTTGCTCTCACCGGTGCCGGCATATCCGTGGAGTCAGGAATCCCGGACTTTCGCAGCACGGACGGCCTGTGGGCCAGATATGATCCCATGGAATACGGCACTATCAGCGCCTTCCGTAGAAATCCGCAGAAAGTCTGGGATATGGTGGCAGAGATGTCGGCATTGATGAACAATGCTCGACCCAATACAGCACATGTGGGTTTGGCAAGGCTGCAGCAGCTCGGACTCCTGCATACCATCATTACCCAGAATGTGGACAACCTCCATCAGGCTGGCGGAGCCACCCGCGTTATAGAATTCCACGGCAACTCGTCATCGCTCATTTGTCTCTGGTGCGGCGAACGTTACAGGTCGCAATCTCTCTCTGGAAAAATGCCGCCAAAGTGTGACTGCGGCCGTATCCTCAAACCAGAAGTGGTTTTTTTCGGTGAACCTATCCCATCTGCTGCTCTGGCAGAGTCCTCCAGGCTGGCAGCAGCATGCGAGGCACTGCTCGTCGTGGGTACTTCAGCGGAAGTCTCCCCTGCAAATACCATCCCCGCCATGGCAAAATCAGCAGGTGCAAAGATAATTGAGATCAACTTGAACCCCACAGTGCTCACTGAAAGTCTCACCGATCTGTTTTTGCCAGGGAAAGCCACGGAGATGGTAAGTCAACTGGTGGAGGCAGTGGAGGAAGCGATTCCTCCTTCTCGAGATGGCCACTTGCACCCCTGA
- a CDS encoding type II toxin-antitoxin system VapC family toxin, producing MTGVIDTSALIRLFVPDGPIPDGLEEFMHAVERGMNRAIAPELILVEAANVLNKKRKLGELSEDESMDLLTDVLAMPIRYLSHRPLIPVAFDLAKEHNLTVYDALYLALAKRHSAFVFSADQNIKEIAEVLGLR from the coding sequence ATGACTGGCGTGATAGACACTTCTGCATTGATCCGCCTTTTCGTGCCAGACGGCCCAATACCAGACGGGCTGGAGGAGTTCATGCATGCTGTGGAGCGAGGTATGAATCGTGCCATCGCTCCGGAACTCATTCTGGTAGAGGCGGCGAATGTCCTCAACAAAAAACGAAAACTAGGAGAGCTTTCAGAGGATGAAAGTATGGATCTCCTCACCGATGTTCTTGCTATGCCCATCCGCTACTTGTCACATCGGCCGCTGATCCCTGTGGCATTCGATCTTGCCAAGGAGCACAACCTGACCGTCTATGATGCTCTCTACCTTGCCCTGGCAAAGAGGCACAGCGCTTTTGTCTTTTCCGCCGATCAGAACATCAAGGAGATCGCAGAGGTTCTGGGCTTGAGGTAG
- a CDS encoding 3'(2'),5'-bisphosphate nucleotidase CysQ, whose protein sequence is MTTEFLKHCLSLSLQAATKAGAAILTIYQQDYTVDYKEDQSPITLADTKAHSIIEEFLSNSAAPNLPILSEEGKHISYESRRKWDYFWLVDPLDGTKEFIKRRGEFTVNIALIHKGRPILGVVFVPARDLLYFAVDRLGAFRCHDEQTLVQLANAADSRQDHAKVLAEILPQAQTLPLVRPDNRNSLTSLRVVGSRSHGGEKLARFVEQARKNYHEVEFVPAGSALKFGLIAEGSADVYPRFGPTMEWDTAAGQCVVELSGGTVLSMTEQTPLRYNKKDLHNPYFCCRSAYCKDYDMPSELS, encoded by the coding sequence ATGACCACCGAATTTCTAAAGCACTGCCTGTCGCTGTCTTTGCAGGCAGCCACCAAGGCAGGGGCGGCCATCCTCACTATATATCAACAGGACTATACGGTTGATTACAAGGAAGATCAATCCCCTATAACTTTGGCAGACACAAAGGCTCACAGCATTATCGAGGAGTTTCTATCGAACTCGGCCGCACCAAACCTTCCTATCCTGAGCGAAGAGGGGAAACATATCTCTTATGAGTCCAGGAGAAAGTGGGATTATTTCTGGCTGGTGGATCCTCTGGACGGCACCAAGGAGTTCATCAAGAGACGAGGAGAATTTACAGTAAATATAGCGCTCATCCACAAGGGGAGGCCTATACTGGGGGTAGTGTTCGTCCCAGCACGTGATCTTCTCTATTTTGCAGTAGATCGCCTCGGTGCCTTTAGATGCCACGATGAGCAGACCCTGGTACAACTGGCAAATGCTGCAGATAGTCGGCAAGACCATGCAAAGGTCCTGGCAGAAATCTTGCCCCAGGCCCAAACACTTCCCCTGGTGCGGCCTGACAATAGGAATTCCTTGACAAGCTTGAGGGTAGTAGGCAGCCGTTCACACGGAGGCGAGAAGCTGGCGCGTTTTGTGGAGCAAGCAAGAAAAAATTATCATGAAGTAGAATTTGTCCCGGCGGGAAGCGCTCTCAAATTTGGCCTGATTGCAGAAGGTAGCGCTGATGTCTACCCGAGATTTGGCCCCACAATGGAGTGGGATACAGCTGCTGGTCAGTGTGTGGTTGAATTAAGTGGCGGCACTGTTCTGTCAATGACGGAGCAGACTCCCTTGAGATACAATAAAAAAGACCTGCACAATCCATATTTTTGCTGCCGATCAGCCTATTGTAAAGATTATGACATGCCTTCAGAGTTGAGCTAG
- a CDS encoding VWA domain-containing protein codes for MKKLLTLLLTPCIALVLSGCPDTTSHSVGVYMLLDSSGTYKQELNKAQAIVSYLLGTLQPGDSFAVARIDSGSFSEKDILAKMTFDRRPSVANQQKRLFKEKVEKFIGSTRSSAYTDITGGVLQAVEYLDETGAGRKYILIFSDLKEELVKGQVRDFPIQLDGCNVVALNVTKLRSDNIDPREYFARVEAWRKRVEKGGGHWRLVNDLERLESILGT; via the coding sequence ATGAAAAAATTGCTTACTCTGCTCTTGACGCCCTGTATTGCCTTGGTTCTGAGTGGCTGCCCGGACACTACCAGCCACTCCGTGGGAGTATATATGCTGCTGGACAGTTCTGGCACCTACAAGCAAGAACTCAACAAGGCACAGGCAATAGTGAGTTACCTTCTCGGCACTTTGCAGCCGGGTGACAGTTTTGCCGTTGCCCGGATTGACAGCGGCAGCTTCAGCGAGAAAGATATCCTTGCCAAGATGACCTTTGATCGGCGGCCATCTGTGGCAAACCAACAAAAGAGGCTGTTCAAAGAAAAGGTGGAGAAATTCATTGGCTCCACCAGGAGCAGCGCCTACACGGATATCACTGGCGGAGTACTCCAGGCGGTCGAATACCTCGACGAGACCGGCGCTGGAAGGAAGTACATCTTGATATTTTCTGACCTGAAGGAAGAGTTGGTCAAGGGACAGGTGCGGGATTTTCCTATTCAGCTAGACGGCTGCAATGTAGTTGCCCTCAACGTCACCAAACTGCGAAGCGATAACATTGATCCACGAGAGTATTTTGCTCGTGTCGAAGCCTGGAGGAAACGAGTTGAGAAGGGCGGCGGCCACTGGAGACTGGTAAATGATCTCGAGCGTCTGGAATCGATCCTGGGGACTTAG